The Mixophyes fleayi isolate aMixFle1 chromosome 1, aMixFle1.hap1, whole genome shotgun sequence genome includes a region encoding these proteins:
- the LOC142160745 gene encoding serine/threonine-protein kinase SBK1-like, whose translation MQHTMASSVRDVELTLEGLVSFASQFLQEIELEDSYHVMKELGGGGYASVFMVKDIKKDQRMAVMMMDRKRTTERNFLMEFSMSYLLSSHPNIIGSYGIAFKTSDHFAFAQELSPVGDLLSLILPNTGLPGDTVKRCEVQISNALEFIENKGLVHMDIKPENILVFDQHCHCIKISDFVLERFKGTAIQTKSGTGSYMAPEMCQLTDKDRLVVDSTLDLWAFGVVLYCLLTGEFPWQLAMPRDKEYSRFVEWQNHSQLDNAPSPWNRLPVGVEHHPVHWRGN comes from the exons ATGCAG CATACAATGGCCTCCAGTGTACGTGATGTGGAGCTTACCCTGGAAGGACTGGTCTCCTTTGCTTCCCAGTTCCTGCAGGAAATAGAACTTGAGGACAGCTACCACGTCATGAAGGAGCTTGGAGGAGGTGGCTATGCTTCAGTGTTCATGGTAAAGGACATAAAAAAAG ATCAGAGAATGGCAGTAATGATGATGGACAGGAAAAGAACAACTGAGAGAAATTTCCTCATGGAATTCAGTATGTCCTACCTCCTCTCATCCCACCCCAATATCATTGGGAGTTACGGCATTGCGTTCAAGACTAGTGACCACTTTGCCTTTGCCCAGGAGCTGTCACCAGTGGGTGATTTGTTATCTCTCATTCTACCCAAT ACTGGACTTCCAGGAGACACAGTGAAGAGATGTGAAGTGCAGATCTCCAATGCACTggaatttatagaaaataaaggactgGTGCATATGGACATTAAACCAGAGAACATTTTGGTGTTTGATCAGCACTGTCATTGCATTAAAATTTCTGACTTTGTTCTTGAACGGTTCAAGGGAACAGCAATTCAAACCAAGTCTGGGACTGGCTCTTACATGGCCCCTGAGATGTGCCAGCTTACTGACAAGGATCGTTTGGTTGTAGACTCCACTCTTGATTTGTGGGCATTTGGTGTTGTTCTTTATTGCTTGCTAACAGGAGAGTTTCCCTGGCAGTTGGCAATGCCTAGAGACAAAGAGTACAGTAGATTTGTTGAATGGCAAAATCACAGCCAGCTTGACAATGCTCCCTCACCGTGGAACAGGCTGCCTGTTGGAGTGGAGCACCACCCAGTGCATTGGAGGGGTAACTGa
- the LOC142160816 gene encoding serine/threonine-protein kinase SBK1-like, translated as MQDTMASSVHDVELTLEGLVSFASQFLQEIELEDSYHVMKELGGGGYASVFMVKDIKTDQRMAVKMMDRKSTTERNFLMEFSMSFLLSSHPNIIGSYGIAFKTSDHFAFAQELSPVGDLLSLILPNTGLPGDTVKRCAVQISNALEFIENKGLVHMDIKPENILVFDQHCHCIKISDFGLSRFKGTAIQNKSGTGSYMAPEMCQLTDKDRLVVDSTLDVWAFGVVLYCLLTGEFPWQLAMPRDKEYSRFVEWQNHSQLDNAPSPWNRLPVGVLRMFSHLLAINSSQRSKSTEILMFMAESWKAERSQNDTTDNFPVQSELSCLSKNLSYIPTETSNSSESIQSIISSLSRHLNTDSFGLECEETPDDWQNNAPNPLILLDDEISLHVGAEVEIG; from the exons ATGCAG GATACAATGGCCTCCAGTGTACATGATGTGGAGCTTACCCTGGAAGGACTGGTCTCCTTTGCTTCTCAGTTCCTGCAGGAAATAGAACTTGAGGACAGCTACCACGTCATGAAGGAGCTTGGAGGAGGTGGCTATGCTTCAGTGTTCATGGTAAAGGACATAAAAACAG ATCAGAGAATGGCAGTAAAGATGATGGACAGGAAAAGTACAACTGAGAGAAATTTCCTCATGGAATTCAGTATGTCCTTCCTCCTCTCATCCCATCCCAATATCATTGGGAGTTACGGCATTGCGTTCAAGACCAGTGACCACTTTGCCTTTGCCCAGGAGCTGTCACCAGTGGGTGATTTGTTATCTCTCATTCTACCCAAT ACTGGACTTCCAGGAGACACAGTGAAGAGATGTGCAGTGCAGATCTCCAATGCACTggaatttatagaaaataaaggactgGTGCATATGGACATTAAACCAGAGAACATTTTGGTGTTTGATCAGCACTGTCATTGCATTAAAATTTCTGACTTTGGTCTTTCACGTTTCAAGGGAACAGCAATTCAAAACAAGTCTGGGACTGGCTCTTACATGGCCCCTGAGATGTGCCAGCTTACTGACAAGGATCGTTTGGTTGTAGACTCCACACTTGATGTGTGGGCATTTGGTGTTGTTCTTTATTGCTTGCTAACAGGAGAGTTTCCCTGGCAGTTGGCAATGCCTAGAGACAAAGAGTACAGTAGATTTGTTGAATGGCAAAATCACAGCCAGCTTGACAATGCTCCCTCACCGTGGAACAGGCTGCCTGTTGGAGTGTTGAGGATGTTTAGTCATCTTTTAGCCATAAACAGTAGTCAGCGAAGCAAATCTACTGAAATCTTGATGTTCATGGCTGAGAGTTGGAAAGCAGAAAGAAGCCAGAATGATACTACAGACAATTTTCCTGTACAATCAGAGCTCTCTTGTTTAAGCAAGAATCTGTCTTACATCCCAACGGAGACTTCAAACAGCAGTGAGTCCATTCAGTCTATCATTAGCTCCTTGTCACGTCACTTGAACACTGATAGTTTTGGCTTGGAGTGTGAGGAGACACCAGATGACTGGCAGAATAATGCACCAAATCCACTGATACTCCTGGATGATGAGATATCTCTACATGTCGGGGCAGAGGTGGAAATTGGGTGA
- the LOC142160883 gene encoding serine/threonine-protein kinase SBK1-like, translated as MQDTMASSLRDVELTLEGLVSFASQFLQEIELEDSYHVMKELGGGGYASVFMVKDIKTDQRMAVKMMDRKRTTERNFLMEFSMSFLLSSHPNIIGSYGIAFKTSDHFAFAQELSPVGDLLSLILPNTGLPGDTVKRCAVQISNALEFIENKGLVHMDIKPENILVFDQHCHCIKISDFGLSHFKGTAIQTKSGTGSYMAPEMCQLTDKDRLVVDSTLDVWAFGVVLYCLLTGEFPWQLTMPRDKEYSRFVEWQNHSQLDVAPSPWNKLPVGVLRMFSHLLAIDSSQRSKSTEILMFMGESWKAERAQNDTTDNFPVQSELSCFSKNLSYIPTDTSNSSESIQSVISAMSRHLNTDSFGLECEETPDDWQNNAPNPLILLDDEISLHVGAEVEIG; from the exons ATGCAG GATACAATGGCCTCCAGTCTACGTGATGTGGAGCTTACCCTGGAAGGACTGGTCTCCTTTGCTTCCCAGTTCCTGCAGGAAATAGAACTTGAGGACAGCTACCACGTCATGAAGGAGCTTGGAGGAGGTGGCTATGCTTCAGTGTTCATGGTAAAGGACATAAAAACAG ATCAGAGAATGGCAGTAAAGATGATGGACAGGAAAAGAACAACTGAGAGAAATTTCCTCATGGAATTCAGTATGTCCTTCCTCCTCTCATCCCATCCCAATATCATTGGGAGTTATGGCATTGCGTTCAAGACCAGTGACCACTTTGCCTTTGCCCAGGAGCTGTCACCAGTGGGTGATTTGTTATCTCTCATTCTACCCAAT ACTGGACTTCCAGGAGACACAGTGAAGAGATGTGCAGTGCAGATCTCCAATGCACTggaatttatagaaaataaaggactgGTGCATATGGACATTAAACCAGAGAACATTTTGGTGTTTGATCAGCACTGTCATTGCATTAAAATTTCTGACTTTGGTCTTTCACATTTCAAGGGAACAGCAATTCAAACCAAGTCTGGGACTGGCTCTTACATGGCCCCTGAGATGTGCCAGCTTACTGACAAGGATCGTTTGGTTGTAGACTCCACTCTTGATGTGTGGGCATTTGGTGTTGTTCTTTATTGCTTGCTCACAGGAGAGTTTCCCTGGCAGTTGACAATGCCTAGAGACAAAGAGTACAGTAGATTTGTTGAATGGCAAAATCACAGCCAGCTTGACGTCGCTCCCTCACCGTGGAACAAGCTGCCTGTTGGAGTGTTGAGGATGTTTAGTCATCTTTTAGCCATAGACAGTAGTCAGCGAAGCAAATCTACTGAAATCTTGATGTTCATGGGTGAGAGTTGGAAAGCAGAAAGAGCCCAGAATGATACTACAGACAATTTTCCTGTACAATCAGAGCTCTCATGTTTCAGCAAGAATCTGTCTTACATCCCAACAGACACTTCAAACAGCAGTGAGTCCATTCAGTCTGTTATTAGCGCCATGTCACGTCATTTGAACACTGATAGTTTTGGCTTGGAGTGTGAGGAGACACCAGATGACTGGCAGAATAATGCACCAAATCCACTCATACTTCTGGATGATGAGATATCTCTACATGTCGGGGCAGAGGTGGAAATTGGGTGA
- the LOC142160935 gene encoding serine/threonine-protein kinase SBK1-like: MQDTMASSLRDVELTLEGLVSFASQFLQEIELEDSYHVMKELGGGGYASVFMVKDIKTDQRMAVKMMDRKRTTERNFLMEFSMSFLLSSHPNIIGSYGIAFKTSDHFAFAQELSPVGDLLSLILPNTGLPGDTVKRCAVQISNALEFIENKGLVHMDIKPENILVFDQHCHCIKISDFGLSHFKGTAIQTKSGTGSYMAPEMCQLTDKDRLVVDSTLDVWAFGVVLYCLLTGEFPWQLTMPRDKEYSRFVEWQNHSQLDVAPSPWNRLPVGVLRMFSHLLAIDSSQRSKSTEILMFMGESWKAERAQNDTTDNFPVQSELSCFSKNLSYIPTETSNSSESIQSVISAMSRHLNTDSFGLECEETPDDWQNNAPNPLILLDDEISLHVGAEVEIG, from the exons GATACAATGGCCTCCAGTCTACGTGATGTGGAGCTTACCCTGGAAGGACTGGTCTCCTTTGCTTCCCAGTTCCTGCAGGAAATAGAACTTGAGGACAGCTACCACGTCATGAAGGAGCTTGGAGGAGGTGGCTATGCTTCAGTGTTCATGGTAAAGGACATAAAAACAG ATCAGAGAATGGCAGTAAAGATGATGGACAGGAAAAGAACAACTGAGAGAAATTTCCTCATGGAATTCAGTATGTCCTTCCTCCTCTCATCCCATCCCAATATCATTGGGAGTTATGGCATTGCGTTCAAGACCAGTGACCACTTTGCCTTTGCCCAGGAGCTGTCACCAGTGGGTGATTTGTTATCTCTCATTCTACCCAAT ACTGGACTTCCAGGAGACACAGTGAAGAGATGTGCAGTGCAGATCTCCAATGCACTggaatttatagaaaataaaggactgGTGCATATGGACATTAAACCAGAGAACATTTTGGTGTTTGATCAGCACTGTCATTGCATTAAAATTTCTGACTTTGGTCTTTCACATTTCAAGGGAACAGCAATTCAAACCAAGTCTGGGACTGGCTCTTACATGGCCCCTGAGATGTGCCAGCTTACTGACAAGGATCGTTTGGTTGTAGACTCCACTCTTGATGTGTGGGCATTTGGTGTTGTTCTTTATTGCTTGCTCACAGGAGAGTTTCCCTGGCAGTTGACAATGCCTAGAGACAAAGAGTACAGTAGATTTGTTGAATGGCAAAATCACAGCCAGCTTGACGTCGCTCCCTCACCGTGGAACAGGCTGCCTGTTGGAGTGTTGAGGATGTTTAGTCATCTTTTAGCCATAGACAGTAGTCAGCGAAGCAAATCTACTGAAATCTTGATGTTCATGGGTGAGAGTTGGAAAGCAGAAAGAGCCCAGAATGATACTACAGACAATTTTCCTGTACAATCAGAGCTCTCATGTTTCAGCAAGAATCTGTCTTACATCCCAACAGAAACTTCAAACAGCAGTGAGTCCATTCAGTCTGTTATTAGCGCCATGTCACGTCATTTGAACACTGATAGTTTTGGCTTGGAGTGTGAGGAGACACCAGATGACTGGCAGAATAATGCACCAAATCCACTCATACTTCTGGATGATGAGATATCTCTACATGTCGGGGCAGAGGTGGAAATTGGGTGA